The proteins below are encoded in one region of Labeo rohita strain BAU-BD-2019 chromosome 15, IGBB_LRoh.1.0, whole genome shotgun sequence:
- the mmp13b gene encoding collagenase 3 has protein sequence MELTAVVLLVIAAYALAKPIATEEEDKLLLAEKYLRRFYGMPAGLQGNGKVSDFMHQKIREMQAFFKLEVTGKLDDNTLDIMEMARCGVPDVAEYNHFPRDLKWESTNVTFRILNYTPDLKKADVDRAIRNAFNVWSKVTPLRFKKLYEGNADIMISFGAKEHGDFNPFDGPEGLLAHAYPPGIGIGGDTHFDEDENWTKDFHAFNLYLVAAHEFGHALGMAHSSDPGSLMYPVYSYDRGYPLSEDDIKGIQSLYGENPDHDKFKPKPDAPTKCDPELSFDAVTELRGETIIFKDRFYWRLHPQMPEPEQTLIKNTWPELPNKVDAAYENPEKDIVIIFSGIRMWALNGYTLVDGYPKYIHTLGLPKTVRKIDAAVNIRDTRKTLLFADEEYWSYDEEKGTMDSGYPRSIEKDFPGIGDEVDAAAYHYGYLYFYHEHIQFEYSFSSRKVMRIMRANSILNC, from the exons ATGGAGCTCACAGCTGTGGTTTTGTTGGTGATTGCTGCATATGCTTTAGCAAAACCTATCGCAACCGAGGAGGAAGACAAATTGTTATTAGCTGAG aaatatCTTCGAAGGTTCTATGGCATGCCAGCTGGTCTCCAGGGAAATGGAAAAGTGTCTGATTTCATGCACCAGAAGATTCGAGAGATGCAAGCGTTCTTCAAGTTGGAAGTGACGGGAAAGCTGGACGACAATACTTTGGACATCATGGAAATGGCTCGCTGTGGCGTTCCAGATGTGGCTGAATATAACCACTTTCCCCGGGACCTCAAATGGGAATCCACAAATGTGACTTTCAG GATTCTGAACTACACTCCAGACCTGAAGAAGGCGGATGTGGACAGAGCCATTCGAAATGCTTTTAACGTCTGGAGCAAGGTGACTCCACTGAGGTTTAAGAAACTGTATGAGGGAAATGCTGATATCATGATCAGCTTTGGAGCAAAAG AACATGGAGATTTCAACCCATTTGATGGACCTGAGGGGCTTCTTGCTCATGCATATCCACCTGGAATAGGCATTGGTGGCGATACACACTTTGATGAGGATGAAAACTGGACCAAAGACTTTCACg CATTCAATCTCTACTTGGTTGCGGCCCATGAGTTCGGTCATGCTCTCGGTATGGCCCATTCCTCTGATCCAGGGTCACTGATGTACCCCGTGTACTCTTACGACAGGGGTTACCCTCTGTCTGAAGATGACATTAAGGGAATCCAGTCTCTCTATG GTGAAAACCCAGACCACGATAAATTCAAGCCTAAACCAGACGCTCCAACCAAATGTGATCCTGAACTGAGTTTTGATGCCGTCACTGAACTCCGCGGAGAGACAATCATTTTTAAAGACAG GTTTTACTGGCGGCTACATCCACAAATGCCTGAGCCTGAACAAACTCTCATTAAAAATACTTGGCCTGAATTACCAAACAAAGTAGATGCTGCCTACGAGAACCCAGAGAAAGATATTGTCATCATATTCAGTG GTATCCGAATGTGGGCTCTCAATGGCTACACTCTGGTTGACGGCTATCCAAAATACATCCACACACTGGGTCTTCCAAAGACCGTCCGCAAAATAGACGCAGCAGTGAACATCCGAGACACGCGCAAGACTCTGCTTTTCGCAGATGAAGAATACTGGAG TTATGATGAGGAGAAAGGCACAATGGACAGTGGATACCCACGATCCATTGAGAAAGACTTCCCTGGAATAGGAGACGAAGTGGATGCTGCTGCATATCATTATG GATATTTGTACTTCTATCATGAGCACATTCAGTTTGAATACAGTTTTAGCTCTCGGAAAGTCATGCGCATCATGAGGGCCAACTCCATACTCAACTGTTAA
- the n4bp2l2 gene encoding LOW QUALITY PROTEIN: NEDD4-binding protein 2-like 2 (The sequence of the model RefSeq protein was modified relative to this genomic sequence to represent the inferred CDS: deleted 2 bases in 1 codon), translated as MPNVNASESTSPPDGGNVEKPYETTPLTHSDAVRVTPVANSSNNQTNSQTEFAFLPDGSHLKTQQDVNPDGGELDPSTQIQTDTNVKEVTSTCSTENTSQTERERVIRELSITSTSFIGPACRPEPSIEQELSEFYKELEEVDADTKSVDQLDKPKSDQSNGTNIPVVVTDHGRAYRPYPDPHERNQKDPKRRRPRLQCNTNDFGRGGYPEPWYPPPPWVPPDPRVQFFPPPTSGGVIMYPPDRRPQENVFHSLHVNNNSWGPWERPPVPSNRWHEQNRGFQSHEHPGFSEEYQSHLHHTGSSYHENDQYQHYNNNALVLILLRGVPGSGKSTLGRELLSTGPSGVILSTDDYFFQDNRYEFDSALLGDAHDWNQKRAEQAMLEGRSPIIIDNTNVKAWEMKPYVEMALDNGYRVDFLEPDTRWKYDPAQLEKRNKHGVPRETIAKMLDGFERPMNVDIVMNSVVPPHKKKGH; from the exons atgCCAAATGTCAATGCCAGTGAATCTACTTCTCcacctgatggtggaaatgtaGAGAAACCATATGAAACCACTCCACTAACTCACTCAGATGCTGTCAGAGTGACACCAGTGGCTAATTCATCCAATAACCAGACAAATAGTCAAACTGAATTTGCTTTTTTGCCTGATGGAAGTCATTTGAAGACTCAACAGGATGTGAATCCAGATGGTGGAGAACTGGATCCTTCAACGCAAATACAAACAGACACTAATGTGAAAGAAGTTACCAGCACATGTTCCACAGAGAACACCAGCCAAACAGAGAGAGAGCGTGTCATTAGAGAGTTGAGCATCACTAGTACGTCCTTCATTGGGCCTGCGTGCCGCCCAGAGCCATCTATCGAGCAGGAGCTTTCAGAATTTTACAAAGAGCTTGAGGAAGTTGATGCAGACACCAAATCGGTTGACCAGCTTGACAAGCCCAAAAGCGACCAATCAAATGGTACAAACATTCCTGTTGTCGTAACTGATCACGGCAGAGCCTACAGACCTTATCCGGATCCACATGAACGCAACCAAAAAGATCCAAAGAGACGGAGACCTCGCTTACAATGTAATACGAATGACTTTGGTAGAGGAGGATATCCAGAGCCGTGGTATCCTCCTCCACCTTGGGTTCCTCCAGACCCAAGGGTGCAGTTCTTCCCTCCCCCAACCTCTGGAGGTGTTATCATGTATCCTCCAGACAGGAGACCTCAAGAGAACGTCTTCCATAGTCTCCATGTCAACAACAACAGCTGGGGCCCATGGGAACGACCACCGGTACCTTCAAACAGGTGGCATGAACAAAACAGGGGATTCCAGTCACATGAGCATCCTGGGTTCTCTGAGGAATATCAATCACATCTTCATCACACTGGGAGCAGC TATCATGAAAATGACCAATATcagcattataataataatgctttggTGCTCATATTGTTGAGGGGAGTCCCAGGATCTGGAAAATCTACTTTGGGCAG AGAGCTCCTGTCCACTGGTCCCAGTGGAGTAATACTGAGCACAGATGACTACTTTTTCCAAGACAACAGATATGAATTTGATTCCGCTCTGCTTGGGGACGCACACGACTGGAATCAAAAGAGAG CTGAACAGGCGATGTTGGAGGGCCGCTCGCCTATTATCATCGACAACACTAATGTTAAAGCCTGGGAGATGAAGCCTTATGTTGAAATG GCTTTAGACAACGGATACAGAGTCGACTTTCTCGAGCCAGATACCCGCTGGAAATATGATCCTGCCCAGTTAGAAAA GAGGAACAAGCACGGAGTCCCTCGAGAAACAATAGCAAAGATGCTGGATGGCTTCGAGCGGCCGATGAATGTTGACATTGTGATGAATTCTGTGGTGCCTCCCCATAAAAAGAAAGGCCATTAA